In one window of Solanum pennellii chromosome 2, SPENNV200 DNA:
- the LOC107009252 gene encoding developmental protein SEPALLATA 1-like isoform X2, producing the protein MGRGRVELKRIENKINRQVTFAKRRNGLLKKAYELSVLCDAEVALLVFSNRGKLYEFCSTNNMLKTLDRYQKCSYGTLEVNRSIKDNEQSSYREYLKLKAKYESLQRYQRHLLGDELGPLTIDDLEHLEVQLDTSLKHIRSTRTQMMLDQLSDLQTKEKLWNEANKVLERKMEEIYAENNMQQAWGGGEQSLNYGQQQHPQSQGFFQPLECNSSLQIGFDPITTSSQITAVTNAQNVNGMIPGWML; encoded by the exons ATGGGTAGAGGAAGAGTTGAGCTGAAGAGGATAGAAAACAAGATAAATAGACAAGTCACTTTTGCAAAGAGGAGAAATGGATTGCTCAAAAAAGCTTATGAACTATCTGTGCTTTGTGATGCTGAAGTTGCTCTACTCGTTTTCTCTAATCGTGGAAAACTCTATGAATTCTGCAGCACAaacaa TATGCTCAAAACACTTGATAGGTACCAAAAGTGCAGCTATGGAACATTGGAAGTCAATCGATCAATCAAAGATAATGAG CAAAGCAGCTATAGGGAATACTTGAAACTCAAAGCCAAATATGAGTCACTGCAGCGATATCAAAG ACACCTTCTTGGAGATGAGTTGGGGCCTCTGACTATAGATGATCTTGAGCATCTTGAAGTCCAACTAGATACTTCCCTCAAACACATTAGGTCCACCAGG ACACAAATGATGCTTGACCAGCTTTCTGATCTTCAAACTAAG GAGAAATTGTGGAATGAGGCTAACAAGGTTCTTGAAAGAAAG ATGGAAGAAATATATGCTGAAAACAACATGCAACAAGCATGGGGTGGTGGTGAGCAAAGTCTCAATTATGGTCAGCAGCAACATCCTCAATCTCAGGGTTTCTTCCAACCTCTAGAGTGCAACTCTTCCTTGCAAATTGG GTTCGATCCAATAACAACTTCAAGCCAAATAACAGCAGTAACAAATGCCCAAAACGTGAATGGTATGATACCTGGTTGGATGCTGTGA
- the LOC107009252 gene encoding developmental protein SEPALLATA 1-like isoform X1: MGRGRVELKRIENKINRQVTFAKRRNGLLKKAYELSVLCDAEVALLVFSNRGKLYEFCSTNNMLKTLDRYQKCSYGTLEVNRSIKDNEQSSYREYLKLKAKYESLQRYQRHLLGDELGPLTIDDLEHLEVQLDTSLKHIRSTRTQMMLDQLSDLQTKEKLWNEANKVLERKQMEEIYAENNMQQAWGGGEQSLNYGQQQHPQSQGFFQPLECNSSLQIGFDPITTSSQITAVTNAQNVNGMIPGWML; this comes from the exons ATGGGTAGAGGAAGAGTTGAGCTGAAGAGGATAGAAAACAAGATAAATAGACAAGTCACTTTTGCAAAGAGGAGAAATGGATTGCTCAAAAAAGCTTATGAACTATCTGTGCTTTGTGATGCTGAAGTTGCTCTACTCGTTTTCTCTAATCGTGGAAAACTCTATGAATTCTGCAGCACAaacaa TATGCTCAAAACACTTGATAGGTACCAAAAGTGCAGCTATGGAACATTGGAAGTCAATCGATCAATCAAAGATAATGAG CAAAGCAGCTATAGGGAATACTTGAAACTCAAAGCCAAATATGAGTCACTGCAGCGATATCAAAG ACACCTTCTTGGAGATGAGTTGGGGCCTCTGACTATAGATGATCTTGAGCATCTTGAAGTCCAACTAGATACTTCCCTCAAACACATTAGGTCCACCAGG ACACAAATGATGCTTGACCAGCTTTCTGATCTTCAAACTAAG GAGAAATTGTGGAATGAGGCTAACAAGGTTCTTGAAAGAAAG CAGATGGAAGAAATATATGCTGAAAACAACATGCAACAAGCATGGGGTGGTGGTGAGCAAAGTCTCAATTATGGTCAGCAGCAACATCCTCAATCTCAGGGTTTCTTCCAACCTCTAGAGTGCAACTCTTCCTTGCAAATTGG GTTCGATCCAATAACAACTTCAAGCCAAATAACAGCAGTAACAAATGCCCAAAACGTGAATGGTATGATACCTGGTTGGATGCTGTGA
- the LOC107010729 gene encoding myb-related protein 340 produces MVRGMMGWGANTNEQGWRKGPWTPEEDKLLSEYVNLHGEGRWSSVSRCAGLNRTGKSCRLRWVNYLRPGLKRGHITPQEEGIIIELHALWGNKWSTIARYLPGRTDNEIKNYWRTHFKTKVKVPVKQDKKRILRQMRNQTQQNYTNVSTTDMSPQAEEVIMIKSDNDNMFSINYNNDEDPVELPPVTTTSDTWTENFPMDGLWNIDDELKVAIQNQAATANCSYGTDYAVNLYNGGFIF; encoded by the exons ATGGTTAGAGGAATGATGGGTTGGGGAGCTAATACTAATGAACAAGGATGGAGGAAAGGACCTTGGACTCCTGAAGAGGATAAGCTTCTCTCTGAGTATGTTAATTTGCATGGTGAGGGAAGATGGAGTTCTGTATCTCGTTGTGCAg GATTGAACAGGACTGGGAAGAGTTGTAGACTAAGATGGGTGAATTACTTGAGGCCTGGACTTAAAAGAGGTCACATAACACCTCAAGAGGAAGGgattattattgaattacatGCTTTGTGGGGCAACAA ATGGTCAACAATAGCACGTTACTTGCCTGGAAGGACAGATAACGAGATAAAAAATTACTGGAGAACACATTTCAAAACAAAAGTAAAAGTTCCTGTAAAGCAAGATAAGAAAAGAATTCTGAGGCAGATGAGAAACCAAACACAGCAAAATTATACCAACGTATCCACAACGGACATGTCACCTCAAGCAGAAGAAGTGATCATGATCAAGAGCGATAACGATAACATGTTTagtattaattataataatgatgAGGATCCGGTTGAGTTGCCACCAGTGACAACTACTTCAGACACATGGACGGAGAATTTTCCGATGGATGGATTATGGAACATAGATGATGAGTTGAAGGTGGCAATTCAAAATCAAGCAGCTACTGCTAATTGTTCTTACGGAACTGATTATGCAGTAAACTTATATAATGGAGGttttattttctga